The Mastomys coucha isolate ucsf_1 unplaced genomic scaffold, UCSF_Mcou_1 pScaffold11, whole genome shotgun sequence genome includes a window with the following:
- the Slc38a2 gene encoding sodium-coupled neutral amino acid transporter 2 isoform X1, whose protein sequence is MKKTEMGRFNISPDEDSSSYSSNSDFNYSYPTKQAALKSHYVDVDPENQNFLLESNLGKKKYETDFHPGTTSFGMSVFNLSNAIVGSGILGLSYAMANTGIALFIILLTFVSIFSLYSVHLLLKTANEGGSLLYEQLGHKAFGLAGKLAASGSITMQNIGAMSSYLFIVKYELPLVIKALMNIEDTNGLWYLNGDYLVLLVSFVLILPLSLLRNLGYLGYTSGLSLLCMIFFLIVVICKKFQIPCPVETVLMANETVNGTFTQVALAVLASNSTVADTCRPRYFIFNSQTVYAVPILTFSFVCHPAVLPIYEELKSRSRRRMMNVSKISFFAMFLMYLLAALFGYLTFYEHVESELLHTYSAIVGTDILLLVVRLAVLVAVTLTVPVVIFPIRSSVTHLLCPTKEFSWLRHSIITVTILAFTNLLVIFVPTIRDIFGFIGASAAAMLIFILPSAFYIKLVKKEPMRSVQKIGALCFLLSGIVVMIGSMGLIVLDWVHDASAGGH, encoded by the exons ATGAAGAAGACCGAAATGGGAAGGTTCAACATCTCCCCGGATGAGGACAGCAGCAGCTACAGCTCCAACAGTGACTTCAACTACTCATACCCCACCAAGCAGGCTGCTCTGAAAAG CCATTATGTGGACGTGGATCCCGAAAACCAGAACTTTTTACTTGAATCAAATCTGGGGAAGAAGAAGTACGAAACAGACTTT CATCCAGGTACTACTTCCTTTGGAATGTCAGTATTTAATCTGAGCAATGCGATTGTGGGCAGTGGAATCCTTGGGCTTTCTTATGCCATGGCTAATACTGGAATTGCTCTttttat aaTTCTCTTGACGTTCGTGTCAATTTTTTCGCTATACTCCGTCCATCTCCTCCTCAAGACTGCTAACGAAGGAG GATCTTTATTGTACGAACAGTTGGGACATAAGGCTTTTGGTCTGGCTGGAAAGCTAGCAGCCTCGGGATCGATCACCATGCAGAACATCGGGG CTATGTCAAGCTACCTCTTCATAGTGAAATATGAGTTACCTTTGGTGATCAAGGCATTAATGAACATTGAAGATACAAATGG GCTATGGTATCTCAACGGTGACTATCTGGTCCTGCTGGTGTCCTTTGTGCTGATTCTCCCACTGTCACTGCTGAGAAATCTAG GATACTTGGGGTACACCAGcggcctctctctgctctgtatGATATTCTTTCTGATTGTG GTGATCTGCAAGAAGTTTCAGATCCCGTGCCCCGTGGAAACCGTTTTGATGGCCAACGAAACTGTGAACGGCACCTTCACCCAGGTGGCATTGGCCGTGCTGGCATCCAACAGCACTGTAGCCGATACCTGCAGGCCACGCTATTTTATCTTCAATTCACAG ACTGTGTATGCTGTGCCCATCCTGACATTTTCCTTTGTCTGCCATCCTGCTGTTCTTCCCATCTATGAGGAGCTGAAGAG CCGCAGCCGGAGACGGATGATGAACGTGTCCAAGATCTCTTTCTTCGCCATGTTTCTGATGTATTTGCTTGCCGCCCTCTTTGGATACCTGACTTTTTACG AGCATGTGGAATCGGAGTTGCTGCATACCTACTCTGCGATTGTGGGAACTGACATTCTTCTCCTTGTTGTCCGCTTGGCTGTGCTGGTAGCTGTGACCCTCACAGTCCCAGTAGTTATTTTCCCA ATCCGGAGTTCCGTCACTCACTTACTGTGTCCTACAAAAGAGTTCAGCTGGCTCCGGCACAGTATCATCACCGTGACGATCTTGGCCTTCACCAATTTGCTTGTCATCTTTGTCCCCACTATTAGGGACATCTTCGGGTTCATTG GCGCGTCCGCGGCTGCGATGCTCATCTTTATCCTCCCGTCTGCCTTCTACATCAAGTTAGTGAAGAAAGAACCAATGAGATCTGTGCAAAAGATCGGG gctctctgcttcctcttgaGTGGCATAGTGGTGATGATTGGAAGCATGGGCTTGATTGTGCTGGATTGGGTCCACGATGCCTCTGCAGGTGGGCATTAA
- the Slc38a2 gene encoding sodium-coupled neutral amino acid transporter 2 isoform X2, producing MWTWIPKTRTFYLNQIWGRRSTKQTLILLTFVSIFSLYSVHLLLKTANEGGSLLYEQLGHKAFGLAGKLAASGSITMQNIGAMSSYLFIVKYELPLVIKALMNIEDTNGLWYLNGDYLVLLVSFVLILPLSLLRNLGYLGYTSGLSLLCMIFFLIVVICKKFQIPCPVETVLMANETVNGTFTQVALAVLASNSTVADTCRPRYFIFNSQTVYAVPILTFSFVCHPAVLPIYEELKSRSRRRMMNVSKISFFAMFLMYLLAALFGYLTFYEHVESELLHTYSAIVGTDILLLVVRLAVLVAVTLTVPVVIFPIRSSVTHLLCPTKEFSWLRHSIITVTILAFTNLLVIFVPTIRDIFGFIGASAAAMLIFILPSAFYIKLVKKEPMRSVQKIGALCFLLSGIVVMIGSMGLIVLDWVHDASAGGH from the exons ATGTGGACGTGGATCCCGAAAACCAGAACTTTTTACTTGAATCAAATCTGGGGAAGAAGAAGTACGAAACAGACTTT aaTTCTCTTGACGTTCGTGTCAATTTTTTCGCTATACTCCGTCCATCTCCTCCTCAAGACTGCTAACGAAGGAG GATCTTTATTGTACGAACAGTTGGGACATAAGGCTTTTGGTCTGGCTGGAAAGCTAGCAGCCTCGGGATCGATCACCATGCAGAACATCGGGG CTATGTCAAGCTACCTCTTCATAGTGAAATATGAGTTACCTTTGGTGATCAAGGCATTAATGAACATTGAAGATACAAATGG GCTATGGTATCTCAACGGTGACTATCTGGTCCTGCTGGTGTCCTTTGTGCTGATTCTCCCACTGTCACTGCTGAGAAATCTAG GATACTTGGGGTACACCAGcggcctctctctgctctgtatGATATTCTTTCTGATTGTG GTGATCTGCAAGAAGTTTCAGATCCCGTGCCCCGTGGAAACCGTTTTGATGGCCAACGAAACTGTGAACGGCACCTTCACCCAGGTGGCATTGGCCGTGCTGGCATCCAACAGCACTGTAGCCGATACCTGCAGGCCACGCTATTTTATCTTCAATTCACAG ACTGTGTATGCTGTGCCCATCCTGACATTTTCCTTTGTCTGCCATCCTGCTGTTCTTCCCATCTATGAGGAGCTGAAGAG CCGCAGCCGGAGACGGATGATGAACGTGTCCAAGATCTCTTTCTTCGCCATGTTTCTGATGTATTTGCTTGCCGCCCTCTTTGGATACCTGACTTTTTACG AGCATGTGGAATCGGAGTTGCTGCATACCTACTCTGCGATTGTGGGAACTGACATTCTTCTCCTTGTTGTCCGCTTGGCTGTGCTGGTAGCTGTGACCCTCACAGTCCCAGTAGTTATTTTCCCA ATCCGGAGTTCCGTCACTCACTTACTGTGTCCTACAAAAGAGTTCAGCTGGCTCCGGCACAGTATCATCACCGTGACGATCTTGGCCTTCACCAATTTGCTTGTCATCTTTGTCCCCACTATTAGGGACATCTTCGGGTTCATTG GCGCGTCCGCGGCTGCGATGCTCATCTTTATCCTCCCGTCTGCCTTCTACATCAAGTTAGTGAAGAAAGAACCAATGAGATCTGTGCAAAAGATCGGG gctctctgcttcctcttgaGTGGCATAGTGGTGATGATTGGAAGCATGGGCTTGATTGTGCTGGATTGGGTCCACGATGCCTCTGCAGGTGGGCATTAA